From Odontesthes bonariensis isolate fOdoBon6 chromosome 21, fOdoBon6.hap1, whole genome shotgun sequence, a single genomic window includes:
- the LOC142370724 gene encoding uncharacterized protein LOC142370724 — MANMEELVLAAEELPAISKALQDLGKFARANKISTIALTDGEVASVKATSKFVICRDPMKHPVASSYCRSLIGCRVYIEQWVAHEPSCPKCRHGDFVPKSFPLTGMDKTVSTGATYGRKLMTGYLSAVRGVKAGERRVGSLLRTIHQPNHEARQRGARNLNPIPYYAAHKMHIYQNEKLGMFGVTHVMAVDGYSKAIVGYATMLVKNNLIIYEDVYRSAVLQYGMWDHIRVDHGKEFYLTLYMQEKLAAYRFNLGRQPYLQTKSTNNHTIERMWPEVNNRVNYPIKAAFVNLLDQEMIDMEDNATRYCVSNLTMEVCKIGIERLAKAWNEHRIPGKGKPNNLAAGGCPKKIDQALLPHASQATDYYQQDLGSSLTRMPSFAMDQFSTEQDKVLAENRFAEYYPDLTTL; from the exons ATGGCGAACATGGAGGAGCTGGTCCTGGCAGCAGAAGAGCTGCCAGCCATCAGCAAAGCCCTCCAGGACCTCGGAAAATTTGCCAGGGCCAATAAAATTAGTACTATTGCCTTGACAGATGGGGAGGTGGCATCTGTTAAGGCCACATCCAAGTTCGTCATCTGCAGAG ATCCAATGAAGCACCCTGTTGCCAGCTCATACTGCCGCAGCCTGATTGGTTGCCGGGTCTACATTGAGCAGTGGGTGGCCCATGAGCCCAGCTGCCCCAAGTGCCGCCATGGGGACTTCGTGCCAAAGAGCTTCCCACTAACAGGGATGGACAAAACTGTTTCG ACAGGAGCAACATATGGCCGAAAACTCATGACCGGGTATCTGTCCGCAGTCAGGGGAGTGAAGGCAGGGGAACGCAGAGTGGGATCACTTCTGAGGACGATTCACCAGCCCAATCACGAGGCACGACAGCGT GGTGCGCGGAACCTCAATCCCATTCCATACTACGCAGCACATAAAATGCACATTTATCAAAATGAGAAGCTGGGAATGTTTGGGGTCACACACGTCATGGCTGTGGATGGATACAGTAAGGCGATTGTTGGCTACGCAACTATGCTGGTTAAAAATAATCTAATCATTTATGAGGATGTGTACAG atCAGCAGTTCTTCAATATGGGATGTGGGACCATATCAGGGTTGACCATGGGAAAGAGTTTTATCTCACTCTCTACATGCAGGAGAAACTCGCTGCCTACAGATTCAACCTGGGGAGGCAGCCATATCTCCAGACCAAGTCAACAAAT AATCACACCATTGAGAGAATGTGGCCTGAAGTAAATAACCGTGTAAATTACCCAATAAAGGCAGCCTTCGTTAACCTGTTGGATCAAGAGATGATCGACATGGAAGACAACGCCACACGGTACTGCGTTTCCAATCTGACCATGGAGGTCTGCAAAATTGGAATCGAAAGACTGGCAAAGGCTTGGAATGAGCATCGAATTCCTG GTAAAGGAAAACCAAACAATTTGGCAGCTGGAGGATGTCCCAAGAAGATTGACCAGGCACTACTACCACATGCCTCGCAAGCAACTGATTATTACCAGCAGGATCTTGGCTCTTCATTAACTCGAATGCCCTCCTTTGCAATGGACCAGTTTTCTACAGAACAGGACAAAGTCTTGGCAGAGAACCGTTTTGCTGAGTACTATCCTGACCTCACCACCTTATGA